CTAACATTCTTTATACGTGTTTTTTCAGGTTGTTGAGTACCGTGGCGAGCATGTTAGGCGCAGTGTTGCTGATCTGAGGGAAGCTAAGTATcgtttagaaggcaaagattgttATGTgagttttcttctccttctaaGATATATCTTTACATCTTGTTCATTTGTAATTTTTGCCTTAGTTATTTAAATGATTGATTTTAACTGAAATGAAAATATGCAGCTGTTCAAGATTAGTGAGGACGTGGTAATCGACGCAACTGAAAAGGGCAATATTGCACGTTTGATAAACCATTCTGTAAGTTACTTGTACATTAATTACTTGTGATGCCAACAGAGAGAAGAAATGAAAACTTATGTTTAGTGGGGTATTATATGTGAATTATACAGTGCAACCCGAACTGCTATGCAAGGATAATGAGTCTGAATGATCAAGAGAGTCGGATTGTTCTCATTGCCAAGACCGATCTTTCTGCGGGTGAAGAATTAACGTACGGTTTGTTGAATGTGCGGAATGAATACCAGCTATTTTCTTACTCTTTCTTTTTATAACTCTGAATGTTGAAACAGGTATGATTACTTGTTCGATCCAGATGAGAGGAATGAACTCAAAGTTCCCTGCCGATGTGGAGCCCCCAATTGTAGGAAGTTTATGAACTAACTTCAGATTGTTTGTGCATGCATGTGGAGCAATTGCAGTTACCTTGGAGGAAATAATACCCTCTACGATTTTgcaattcttttaattatttttcacaaattcaATGTAGTTTATATAGTTGTGTTgtacaataataataagggGAAAGTTTATCAGCCATGAACTGGATTCATTTTTTGTAAATTGCCACATTGTTCTTGTATACTGTATTCAATCCATCTGACAATTGGAAAGcaatattgattttattaaCTTGTACAAAGGAAAATCCGATGTTGTGGTCAACAGGGCAAGCATTGATTCTACTTTATGTCTTTATCTATTTAGACAGCCTTTGGTTAAATTTGACAATTACGGTGGGAGTCAGATCCAGATACTTGGCTATTGAGGACGATCAATATAGGCATTTTCACAATTACACTTTACAGAGAAATATTTAGCTGGTATGTACTCTATTTAATGAAATTCAGTTCTTCCATTAAGGATAATGAAATTCAGTTCTTCCATTAAGgattaaagaaaaaaacaagtATTTTAAccgaaaatttaatttttttaatgcaatGTTGGTGTAAATATTTCACACACCTAATTATGTAATAATacgttaataaaaattaaaaaaaataaaataattgtccAAAAAAGCAAAGGTAATTAGAcaactatttaaaatattttagagttaaATATTCTATACTGTAAggacattaaaattaaacactAATTTGTATAGACGTTGTATTATTGTAAATGCATGCAAGTTAAAATATttcatagttaaaaaaaaaattaaaaaaattcaattttatatttttaaagagCTATACAGTATATACATAGTTAAAATTTAGCTAATTTGTATTCTACAATACGGTTActgattgaattttttttaataaaacgaTTAAACTTCCAATacatttaacataaaataaaaattttaaatacttcggCTAATAGTATTATCAAGAACCCAAAAGAATAAATTCGCAGGCAAATCATTTATTAGGCCCTGCATTCAGTGTACTTGAACTTGAAGGCCAGCATCAGCCatttaaatattagaaaatttagAGTCATCTTAATTCTTAAGGGTAAATTAGAACTGTCCGTGACTGTGATGCATTAGACTGGTTTCACATTGAATACACATACACAGCCAGAGTGATTCATAAAAGGAACAGGGGAGAAAAACGAGAATTATTCTGTTCCCAAGTCAAGATACACTCGCCTCTGCCTGCAAAGAAAAACTAGTATAGCTATAAGATACTGTACAAAAAGAGATCAGCTTTTCAGGTTGATGCCCATATAGCGCTGCTCATTTCTTCGCAAGCAGCTTCTTTGGAATTTTCTCCAGTGGAGTggatttcaaaagaaaaagccTGGCAGCACGCTCCTGCAAAGTTCCTCCACATTTCAGCCCACGAGATTGCAATTCAGATTTtaacctttccaagccaagaacctGTTGATACCATAACACAGGAATAAGTCAGATTTCAGAAGGAAATGGACATTGGACAGTTATATTCCAGTTATAGGTTTATAAACTGTTGAAGGTGCAAATGcggcagagagagagagagagagagagagagagagagagagagagagagagagagagagagagtgcttAGCCAAATGAATGGTGAACAACACTTGAGACTCCTAGCTCATGTTCCTTATATAGCAAGTCAACTAACCTACTGCTGCCCAAAATATCTGTAACTAACTACTACCTATTGATAAGTTAGTGCTCCTATAACTAACTCTGCTAACTCAGCTAACACTCTAATTAACAAAACTGCACTAATGGTAACTCTATTTTCATGCTGAAGCACTAATATCAGGTAACGTAAACTTTACCGCAATTCTGAAAGTACATGTTTTACCGTAAGACTTGCATTCAATAAATCAGGAGTATTACTTCCCCAACATCAAAATTCCGAGTAGCATTTCCAAATCAAATGATTAATAATAGATccataaaatcaaaatcaagatgATCATATGTTCTAAAAATATACCTCAAGCTCTGCAGCTGAATTAAAAGCTTCAAAATTCAGAGGCTCCTCCAATGCGGGAATGCTAGTACTTGGTGAGATTTCTTCATGGACTAACGCTTTATGCTGAAGAGATTCATCAATCTCCATGTCATTCGATTTGCTTGCACCAGCCCCATTTTCTGAGCTTAGATTATCTGAGGCTTGACCAACAGCTCCATTGCAATCCTGATGTCCATTATCTTCAACACTAATCACAGTTATTGACTCTGAACAAGGCATTGTAGCAGCCCCTATCATCTCTTCATATACAACAGGTTCAACAGCATCAATGAGTTTGGCCTCAGTGGCCTCGCCACACGGGGATCCAACAGCTTCTACTTTGCCTTCTAGTACagtttctctctcctcttcagaTCCACTTTCACAAGAGCCTGCACCAGAAGAGTCTCCGCTCTGTTTCTTACAAGATACTGAATCCGAACTGCCTTCCGCCTTATTAGTATCCGATTCAGTCTGGCTATTCAACACAATGGATTTCTGATTCCCCCCTTCATCATCACTCTCATCAGAATCGTCACTATCACTTTCATTCAATTTTCTCTTCCCCATcctagaaaattcaaaaaaccataaatataaatatcagattatcaataaataATTTCCTTTTCCAAATCACCAGAatacaaaaccaaaaccaaatccAAATTCAAAAATCCAAGCATAGTTATCACGCAATCATTCTACACATAAACAAGTAGACAAAAAAGATCCAAAGAAGAAAGTAGGAATTTACTTACCATATCTTCAACTTCTTAGAATCAGCTTTCTCCAGTGCAGCTTCAGAACCCTTTCTCTTACCATTGAGAGACTTCAAAGCCTCCTTCACAGACTCTGCAACCTCGGCGACACAGCGCTCAGACTCTTCCCTATACTTGGCAACATACTTGTGAGCTTCTCCATCGCCAGCACCCTTCTTACCTTTCTTCATCTGCTTCTTCAGGAACTCCTCCGCAACCTTCTCCAGCCGccgctcctcctcctcctcatccgGCGAGCAGATGGCCGATCCTTCATCGTTGAGGTGGCGGAAACCGGTTACGAGGCGTTGGTGGTGCGGCGGGATGCCGGTAAGGTCGAAGAGGCGATCCTTTATGGTTTTGGCGAAGAGGATCGGAGAAGGGAATATTAGGGTTAAGGTTTTCCCGTCCAAGTGCTTCACGAACAGATTGTACATATTACCGCTGTAGTTTCTGTGATCCATCATCTCCATTGCAGAATTGACAGAAGAAGCAATTGGGAACTTGAAGAGGAAAGGCAAAAAGAAAAGTTTTGGGGCAGACGGAAATTAGGGTTCGGAAAAAGGACCTATCTCGATTTCCgggagagggagagaaagaagagaataatAACAATTTTAACCACTCTTAAGTCTTAACTAGTAACGGACTACTAAATAAAAAGGATGAAACTCGCGGAATTTTAAATGGATCCAAATCCAAATTTTGCCGACattgtaaacaaaaatagagacaaaaaaaaatcgttttgtgatttagttataaaaataatttatttatctaatatttttaaatttttcatgtCTTTCCGTATTTATGTATATCTAATCCATTTCAATTTGGTTGAAGTTTGATTGGTAATCCCAtttaatatgaataaaattaaatttaaaattagattaatcCTTTCATCCAATtcacatttttaatatataatgtaaaCAAGTAGATATTTAAACATAAGaagtttaaacttttaaatagaaTTAGGATTAATAACGGATGTAAAAAAATTGAGtagtaagaataaaaatatattaaaataaattttgttagacATCAATATCTATGTTAATACTTCTATTCTAtgtgtattatatataatgaggATGAggatatgaaaattaaaagaaattgtcCATAACTTTTTTAGAATACTCTTCACTGTAtataacttataaaaaatatcttttatttttattttcaagagttgtacttaattaaattataaacaatttttcatttatagcaaaaaaaatctattgataaaaaataactgTTACAAACAAAATTACTTAGacgttaaaataaaaaattaataattaactaattagttagttttagaaaataaattatcattatttattaattttgtattgagttaatttatttatttatttatttttaattttgatattaaaccaaatttaataagataaaataaaatagggaCAAATCAAGTTATATCCTCGATGTCTTTATGCCTTAATAGAGAGAATATCCCAGCTAGAATAGTCATATGATTGGCCGTAGCGATTCTTCATTGGGTGTGTTCATAGCTAACCAATTATAAATTACAAGAATCACTTCTTTATAAAATTGATAGTCACTCAGTTGGGACTTTGTGAACAATGAAGATGCCAAAATCAGCGTAGCCATGCTGCTGCTTGTCTCcatttttattctcctttcaAGCTGAGAAGCTGATGGTTTTGAGGCACGTGGTTTTGAGGCATTAATAATCTCATGCCCCCAGTGATCTCGGATATCGCCCCTTGCGTGTCCCATCTTGAAGGAAACAGTACAAAGAAGCCGCCTCAATCATGCTGAGACGTCATCAAGAAAATGAGTGACACATTGACACCGCAACGCTAAAAGATAGAACAGTTATATGTGAGTGCCTCAAGCAAGAAGTGGCCAAGATAGGCAAGTATGATCCTAAAAGTGTAGCTCTGCTTCCCAAACTGTGTGAAGTGTCTGTCACAATTCCTCCTATTGACCTGAATACAAACTGCTCCAAGtaatgtctttttctttaattcataTTCTTCTAACTGCAACTTAGAACTTCTAACATGATACTTTCTCATAATTTAACTATATATTTCTTCCCCTTTTTTTGGGGTCATGCAGCAGCTGGAAGTATGAGAAGGAAATTTAAAgttatatgatatgatatgaatATGAGATTGCCAGGACTGTATATCTCAGccatgaataaataaataaataaaatgagttCTATATATATGAAACCTCTGCCTTGCCAACTGCAAAAAAATACATTTCTCTTCATTCTTTTCCTTGTATACATGTCTGCTACAATTTATTTTTCAGATCATGGACATTATCGGGCATAATTTTACATGAATTTGTTATTTCATCATGAACAACAAATGAACTATACTTGCCTTACAAAATTAAAGCAGCATATACacatgttcacacacaaatgCTGTGTAATGTGGACATGTTTACCAAGTTTTCTTTTGCAAGTAATTTGTATGTATAAGAAATAGTATCTGCATTCAAGTGGTTGGAACTGCGAAGCACAGCCCAGCGCTCTAGTGTTCCTGAGTAGAGAAATCTGGCTCGGCGGGCTTTGGAGGAAGCAGAGGTAGTCTCTGTGGCATTCTCTTGTTGCGTTCGCTGTTTTCTCTCAAGTTTCTCAATGCATTAGCAGCAAACCGTGATGCATATATGGTTGCACCAAGGCTTAGAGAGGATTCATCCTCATTTACAAAGGCACCTTGTAGCCTGTCTTCTGCCTCGCGTAATTGCCTCTCAACCTTCTTTTTCCAGTATCGACGCCATGCTACTTGTATGAAACAGGCAGCCCATGTCTTCCATTGCATCGAATAGTACCTGGTAATTACAACACATTGTTGAATATGCTATGTTATGATTGCTGATGAGTTCATACTCTGATGGGACTATATATAAACAAGCATATTACTACAACAAAGTTTATGGTTTTGAACTATTACTAGTTTCTTGTGGAGTAGACTATGCCACTGTAAGGTAACTGATTATGCATAACCAAAGAGGAAATTAAAGTTAGTCTACCTGAAAGTGTGCTGAAGTTGTTTGTTCTGAAGACGTCGAAATTGGGAAGCAACAAACTTCAAGTCATCGGCCATGAGAGCAAAGGCTTCAACTTCTGATATGGTTTCTACTGTTCTGGTTGAGGTGGGAAGATTTGTGGAGGAGTGAGGATCCAGGGCCCATGTTAACAGCTCTTCGCCACAGAACTGACCGGCCTCAAGAACCGTGTAGTTGAAGAAACCAGTTCTTCCACCGTTTGTTGTCATGGAAGCGAGGTTTCCACGCATGACAAAAAGCATCTCATCAACCGGATCTCCTTCGCGAACAATGTAGCTCTTTTCTGTATACAGGACCGGCTTCAGTCTATCACACATTGCATCCAACAACTGCTCATCCATTTTCTCAAATATTGGCACCTAAagcaaaacaaaataacataacATGTTCATCATCATTAGTTGattaaaatgcataattgaGACATAATTATGGATAATACCCACTTTTTTAACTAAAGCCAAGCAGAGATGACGCTTTATGTCCCTCCTTAGATCTTTAGGGAGGGTGCGAATTAATGCCTCCTCCTCAACACCCCTATTTTGTTGCCATTTGTATTGTTCATACCGTCTAACTCTGTCCCTCAGTCTCTCAGGAAGCATACGATGAGACATCCACCTTTCTGCGTCGCGCCTCTTGACTCTCATCTCCTCAACTCTAACAGTTGTTGATTGCAAATATTTCTGTAAGAATAGTGAACACAGAGCGATATCATATAATGACACATGTAATTTTGTGACTTGTGAGATCCATGTATTTTAATAGTCCTAACCAAGTCATACCTGCATGTTTCCAATAAGTAATGCAAATAAAACCAATCCAGCAATGGCTATGAAGATGGCAAAGAGTATCTCCACAATGTAGGTGCTTGTCTTGAGGTTTTGTCCAACAGAACTGTAAAAAAGAACGAGAGAGTTTATTGCTTTTGGCTTTGTCATGGTCATGTTCTAATCAATTACAAGATGTTATCTAATTAGCACAAAAAATAAGACTATCCACAAACCTCAAATTGCGTAAACCCCACCAAAAGCAGTAGAAGAACTTCTTAAGA
This portion of the Arachis duranensis cultivar V14167 chromosome 6, aradu.V14167.gnm2.J7QH, whole genome shotgun sequence genome encodes:
- the LOC107491946 gene encoding uncharacterized protein LOC107491946, which encodes MEMMDHRNYSGNMYNLFVKHLDGKTLTLIFPSPILFAKTIKDRLFDLTGIPPHHQRLVTGFRHLNDEGSAICSPDEEEEERRLEKVAEEFLKKQMKKGKKGAGDGEAHKYVAKYREESERCVAEVAESVKEALKSLNGKRKGSEAALEKADSKKLKIWMGKRKLNESDSDDSDESDDEGGNQKSIVLNSQTESDTNKAEGSSDSVSCKKQSGDSSGAGSCESGSEEERETVLEGKVEAVGSPCGEATEAKLIDAVEPVVYEEMIGAATMPCSESITVISVEDNGHQDCNGAVGQASDNLSSENGAGASKSNDMEIDESLQHKALVHEEISPSTSIPALEEPLNFEAFNSAAELEVLGLERLKSELQSRGLKCGGTLQERAARLFLLKSTPLEKIPKKLLAKK
- the LOC107491947 gene encoding cyclic nucleotide-gated ion channel 1, yielding MNAREPKFVRFEDWRSTSSEQESSVNNGYKERKGMPSVGAVLKSIGRKLESGSEKFKNLRKPSTVHPVSDRPKEKLASRRSNILDPQGRTLEKWNKIFVITCVMAISVDPLFFYIPVINDKDKCLNLDGTLRITTSVLRTFFDLFYILRIIFQFRTGFIAPSTRVFGRGEVNNNPVAIMKRYLSSYFIIDILSIIPIPQVLVLAVTPKMKSSPFLAKDLLKYVILVQYVPRLLRIWPLFREVTRTSGILTETAWAGAAFNLGLYMLASHVVGANWYMLSVESEARCWRKVMENDRHFKDSYLGCGPNRGFVISLLSKNTTCPFIDPDQNQDPNAFDFGIFNDALESSVVNSETDFLKKFFYCFWWGLRNLSSVGQNLKTSTYIVEILFAIFIAIAGLVLFALLIGNMQKYLQSTTVRVEEMRVKRRDAERWMSHRMLPERLRDRVRRYEQYKWQQNRGVEEEALIRTLPKDLRRDIKRHLCLALVKKVPIFEKMDEQLLDAMCDRLKPVLYTEKSYIVREGDPVDEMLFVMRGNLASMTTNGGRTGFFNYTVLEAGQFCGEELLTWALDPHSSTNLPTSTRTVETISEVEAFALMADDLKFVASQFRRLQNKQLQHTFRYYSMQWKTWAACFIQVAWRRYWKKKVERQLREAEDRLQGAFVNEDESSLSLGATIYASRFAANALRNLRENSERNKRMPQRLPLLPPKPAEPDFSTQEH